CAACCCATGCCACACCCCTTCAAAAAGGCCTGGGAGGGAGGGTGTGTCGCGCAAGGGGTTGCGCCAAGTGCCCCCGGGTCGTGACGTGCTCGCTTGCCTGGACCGACGCGGTGTACGGCGGGGCCGCGCACTGCGGGGTCGCTATACTGCGCGGCTTCATGAAGACGGACACGTTGAAGGCGCAGCTCAAGCGCACGTTGCGGCGCGACCTGTGGATCGCCGTTGCTCCCGCGACGCTGCTCATCGCGGTGGCGTTCTCGGTGACGTTCTATTTCGTCAAGCCCGCGCCGCCGAAGACCCTGGTGATGGCGCTGGCGCCGGAAGAGGGCGGCTTCAACTACATGGCGAAGCGCTACCAGAAGTTCCTCGCGCAGCACGGGGTGACGCTGGAGCTGCGCAACACGAAGGGCTCCGTGGGCAGCGTGGCGCTGTTGAGCGCGGAGGACAGCGGGGTGGACATCGCCTTCGCGCAGAGCGGCACCACCGGCGGCAAGGGCCAGGAGGTGCCGGAGCACGTGGCGTCGCTGGGGAGCCTCTCCTACGTGCCGCTGTGGGTCTTCTACCGGGGCGAGCCCGTGGACGACGTGCGCGGCCTCCAGGGCAAGCGCATCGCGGTGGGGCCCGAGGAGAGCGGCACGCGCGCGCTGGCGATGACGCTGCTGCAGGCGAACAAGGTGGACACGGCGCCCACGGAGTTGCTGCCGCTGGACCGGGATGCCGCCATCGACGCGCTGACGCAGGGCAAGGTGGACGCGGTGTTCCTGGTGTCGCCGGCGGAGTCGCCGCGCATCCAGAGGCTGGCCGCGGTGAAGGACGTGCGCCTCTTGAGCTTCAACCGCGCGGAGGCGTACACGCGCCGCTATCCGTACCTGTCGCGCCACGTGCTGCCTCAGGGCGTGTTCGACTTCGCCAAGGACGTGCCGGACCATGACGTGGTGCTGCTCGCGCCCAACGCGCTGCTGCTGGCGAAGGACTCACTGCACCCGGCGCTCGCCTATCTCCTGATGCGCGCGGCCAGTGAGATCAGCGGCACGGCGGGCATCCTGGACAAGACGGGCGAGTTCCCCGCGCCGCTCGCGGCGGGCTTCCCGCTGAGCAGCGAGGCGAAGCGCTACTACGCGACGGGCGTTCCGCTGCTGCAGCGCTACCTGCCGTTCTGGGCGGCGAACCTGGTGGACCGGCTGTGGGTGATGCTGGTGCCCATCATCGCGGTGGTGGTGCCGCTGGGGCGTGCGGTGCCCGCGGCGCTCCTCTGGCGGGTCCGCTCGCGCATCCACCGGTGGTACGCGCGGCTGAAGGAGATTGAGATCCAGCTGGAGGAGGACCCGGACCAGGAGATGCTCCAGGACATGCTCAAGCGGCTGGAGGAGGCCGAGCGCGAGGTGAACCGCATCGTGGTGCCGCTCGCCTACGCGGAGAACCTGTACTTCTTCCGCGAGCACGTGGACGTCGTGCGCCGCCGGCTCACCCGCAGGCTCGCGGGCGCGCCCGAGCACAAGGACGGGCACCCGTTGCACGTGACCGCGTGAGTTGAGAAGGGCGGCCTGGGCTTCCGGGC
This DNA window, taken from Corallococcus coralloides DSM 2259, encodes the following:
- a CDS encoding TAXI family TRAP transporter solute-binding subunit, which translates into the protein MKTDTLKAQLKRTLRRDLWIAVAPATLLIAVAFSVTFYFVKPAPPKTLVMALAPEEGGFNYMAKRYQKFLAQHGVTLELRNTKGSVGSVALLSAEDSGVDIAFAQSGTTGGKGQEVPEHVASLGSLSYVPLWVFYRGEPVDDVRGLQGKRIAVGPEESGTRALAMTLLQANKVDTAPTELLPLDRDAAIDALTQGKVDAVFLVSPAESPRIQRLAAVKDVRLLSFNRAEAYTRRYPYLSRHVLPQGVFDFAKDVPDHDVVLLAPNALLLAKDSLHPALAYLLMRAASEISGTAGILDKTGEFPAPLAAGFPLSSEAKRYYATGVPLLQRYLPFWAANLVDRLWVMLVPIIAVVVPLGRAVPAALLWRVRSRIHRWYARLKEIEIQLEEDPDQEMLQDMLKRLEEAEREVNRIVVPLAYAENLYFFREHVDVVRRRLTRRLAGAPEHKDGHPLHVTA